The following proteins come from a genomic window of Candidatus Goldiibacteriota bacterium HGW-Goldbacteria-1:
- a CDS encoding type IV pili twitching motility protein PilT produces the protein MVNIDTLLRIMFEKGASDLHLTVGAPPMLRIDGEMIASEFEKLRPDDCQHVIYSILTDEQKEKFERENELDLSFGVEGIGRVRMNVYKQRGAVGAALRRIPMHILSFEELGLPAAVQEIAKFPKGLVLVTGPTGSGKSTTLASMIDWINSHKAGHIITIEDPIEFIHTHKSCIVNQREVGTDTRKFSDALKYVLRQDPDVILVGEMRDLETIEAALTIAETGHMVYGTLHTPDAVQAINRMIDVFPAHQQSQVRAQISFVLQAVVCQQLLPKSYSSGRALCAEILITNAAIRNLIREEKIHQIYSIMQTGSEYGMRTMNQSLAELYSKQLVTYNEIFARTTDPKDLQRLVQGGGGGGKSTAY, from the coding sequence ATGGTAAACATTGACACGCTTTTAAGGATTATGTTTGAAAAAGGGGCATCGGATCTTCATCTTACGGTGGGAGCTCCTCCAATGTTAAGGATAGACGGGGAAATGATAGCGTCAGAATTTGAAAAATTAAGGCCGGATGACTGCCAGCATGTTATATACAGTATTCTAACCGACGAACAGAAAGAAAAGTTTGAAAGGGAAAATGAACTTGACCTATCGTTCGGTGTTGAAGGCATAGGCCGCGTCAGGATGAACGTTTATAAACAGAGGGGCGCGGTGGGAGCCGCGTTAAGACGGATTCCCATGCACATTTTAAGTTTTGAAGAATTGGGCCTGCCGGCTGCGGTTCAGGAAATAGCAAAATTCCCAAAAGGGCTTGTTCTTGTAACCGGGCCTACGGGTTCAGGAAAGTCCACGACACTGGCTTCCATGATAGACTGGATAAATTCCCACAAAGCAGGCCATATTATTACGATAGAAGACCCGATAGAATTTATTCATACGCATAAAAGCTGTATAGTAAACCAGAGAGAAGTGGGCACGGACACAAGGAAATTTTCCGATGCTTTAAAATATGTTTTAAGGCAGGACCCCGACGTAATACTTGTAGGTGAAATGAGGGACCTTGAAACAATAGAAGCCGCGCTTACCATTGCGGAAACGGGGCATATGGTTTACGGCACGCTGCACACGCCTGATGCGGTGCAGGCTATAAACAGGATGATAGACGTATTCCCGGCGCATCAGCAGTCACAGGTAAGGGCGCAGATTTCTTTTGTGCTTCAGGCCGTGGTATGCCAGCAGCTGCTTCCAAAGTCGTACTCTTCCGGAAGGGCGCTGTGCGCGGAAATATTAATTACCAACGCCGCAATAAGAAACTTAATCAGGGAAGAAAAAATCCATCAGATATACTCTATAATGCAGACCGGCTCCGAATACGGAATGAGAACCATGAACCAGTCTCTGGCAGAACTTTACAGCAAACAGCTTGTTACATACAATGAAATATTTGCAAGGACAACTGACCCTAAAGACCTGCAAAGGCTTGTGCAGGGCGGGGGCGGCGGCGGCAAGAGCACCGCATATTAA
- a CDS encoding ABC transporter ATP-binding protein: protein MLEIKDLCVSIYGNEVLKGINLTIPDGQTHILFGPNGSGKTSLLMTLMGYPQYKITKGEIKYDGVLLNDLAIDARARLGMGVFFQRPPIIKGMKLNDVLKEIMKKSGVDINIEKGAQALKLTGLIGRDINSGFSGGEIKRSELMQLFAQNPHFVMLDEPESGVDLENMVMLGGKIRMLLGRDIKKEERKKSALIITHTGYILDYVDADAGYTLLNGKIQCKHDARVLFEHIQKHGFTECELCRET from the coding sequence ATGCTTGAAATAAAAGACCTTTGTGTTTCTATTTACGGCAATGAGGTATTAAAAGGGATTAATCTTACAATTCCCGACGGGCAGACTCATATCTTGTTCGGGCCAAACGGTTCCGGCAAGACATCCCTTCTTATGACGCTTATGGGTTATCCGCAGTATAAAATAACCAAAGGGGAGATAAAATATGACGGCGTATTGTTGAATGACCTGGCAATAGACGCAAGGGCTCGCCTTGGGATGGGGGTCTTCTTTCAGCGCCCGCCGATTATAAAAGGCATGAAGTTAAATGATGTATTAAAAGAGATAATGAAAAAAAGCGGTGTGGATATAAATATAGAAAAAGGCGCGCAGGCGCTTAAACTTACCGGCTTAATAGGGCGCGACATCAACAGCGGTTTTTCAGGCGGAGAGATAAAAAGGTCTGAATTAATGCAGCTGTTCGCGCAAAATCCGCACTTTGTAATGCTTGATGAACCGGAATCCGGCGTTGACCTTGAAAATATGGTAATGCTTGGCGGTAAAATAAGGATGCTTTTAGGGCGTGATATAAAAAAAGAAGAGCGTAAAAAAAGCGCTCTGATAATAACGCATACCGGATACATACTTGATTATGTGGACGCTGACGCGGGCTATACACTATTAAACGGAAAGATTCAGTGCAAGCATGACGCGCGCGTACTTTTTGAACATATTCAAAAACACGGTTTTACGGAGTGTGAATTATGCAGGGAGACGTAA